A window of Equus caballus isolate H_3958 breed thoroughbred chromosome 10, TB-T2T, whole genome shotgun sequence contains these coding sequences:
- the SMIM8 gene encoding small integral membrane protein 8, giving the protein MSSAPEPPTFEKGPPKEKDFRNPGLRGVRTTTLFRAVNPELFIKPNKPVMAFGLITLSLCVAYIGYLHATQENKKELYEAVDSEGHSYMRRKTSKWD; this is encoded by the exons ATGTCTTCAGCACCTGAGCCTCCAACCTTTGAAAAGGGACCACCCAAAGAGAAAGACTTTCGAAACCCAGGGCTCAGAGGGGTCCGCACGACAACCTTATTTCGAGCTGTGAATCCAGAGCTCTTCATTAAACCC aaCAAACCTGTAATGGCTTTCGGATTGATAACCCTTTCGCTTTGCGTGGCTTATATTGGTTATCTACATGCAAcacaagagaataaaaaggagcTCTATGAAGCTGTCGATAGTGAGGGGCACAGTTACATGAGGAGGAAAACGTCTAAATGGGATTAA